The following coding sequences lie in one Homalodisca vitripennis isolate AUS2020 chromosome X, UT_GWSS_2.1, whole genome shotgun sequence genomic window:
- the LOC124369290 gene encoding uncharacterized protein LOC124369290 gives MFLYCRWIHCAVLLAVVSVALSKDDNLLITTVKSIGQWFKCVRFKLSGHHTRTPALCLPESSLCQNEQLECCRPYRCSWEANIQDYICKVRDIFDILHTISYYLW, from the exons ATGTTTTTGTATTGCAGATGGATACATT GTGCAGTATTACTGGCGGTAGTAAGTGTAGCACTCAGTAAGGATGATAACTTGCTCATTACTACTGTGAAAAGCATCGGCCAGTGGTTCAAATGTGTGCGATTCAAGTTAAGTGGCCATCACACCCGAACTCCCGCCTTGTGCTTACCTGAGAGTTCCTTG TGCCAGAACGAGCAGCTGGAGTGTTGCAGGCCGTACCGCTGCTCATGGGAGGCGAACATCCAAGATTATATTTGTAAAGTACGAGACATCTTTGACATACTCCATACCATCAGTTATTATTTGTGGTGA